A genomic stretch from Podospora pseudoanserina strain CBS 124.78 chromosome 3, whole genome shotgun sequence includes:
- a CDS encoding hypothetical protein (CAZy:GH128; EggNog:ENOG503P0D3; COG:O), translating into MLHHVSPAAVLAVAAMILPSIVSADGPLASDKRGLCFTPNDTTRADDAVWPPALSWYYNYKPLPEPKYKDIPQSEFEFVPMLWGAPETKGDTSFVTTIQDLIKSGVNITNVLGFNEPDAPYSWGGSYLDPITAAQVWVDNIKPLSDVGIRVGLPACTAGQDGLPWLRTFVRECSKLVSTENKKENCTFDFVTIHWYGSFEGLASHMGQYAAEFPNKTMWITEYNFAHQSLEDTQAFYKISAEYFDRLDFVERYSLFGAFRSDVSNVGPNAAMLSNDGRLTDIGAWYLGKESTGVKPTDGQSVSAAVRQTVSIVSASLIGAAAGAWGLF; encoded by the exons ATGTTACACCATGTATCACCCGCCGCTGTTTTAGCAGTGGCAGCCATGATCCTCCCGTCGATCGTCTCCGCCGACGGCCCGCTAGCGTCTGACAAACGAGGTCTCTGCTTCACGCCCAACGACACGACCCGCGCCGACGACGCAGTCTGGCCCCCGGCTCTGTCGTGGTACTACAACTACAAACCTCTCCCCGAGCCCAAATACAAGGACATTCCTCAGTCCGAGTTTGAGTTTGTGCCCATGCTATGGGGTGCCCCGGAGACGAAGGGAGACACCTCGTTTGTCACGACCATCCAAGACCTGATCAAGAGCGgcgtcaacatcaccaacgtcCTCGGCTTCAACGAACCGGATGCCCCGTACtcgtggggagggagttaTTTGGATCCTATCACGGCGGCTCAGGTGTGGGTGGACAACATCAAGCCGTTGAGTGATGTGGGAATCCGAGTGGGTCTGCCTGCCTGCACCGCCGGACAGGACGGCTTGCCCTGGCTCAGGACCTTTGTCCGCGAGTGCTCAAAGCTTGTCAGCACggaaaacaaaaaggagAACTGCACGTTTGACTTTGTGACGATTCATTGGTATGGGAGCTTTGAGGGGTTGGCCAGCCATATGGGCCAATATGCTGCTGA GTTCCCCAACAAGACCATGTGGATCACCGAGTACAATTTCGCCCATCAGAGTCTCGAGGACACGCAGGCCTTCTACAAGATTTCTGCCGAGTACTTTGATCGTTTGGATTTTGTTGAGCGGTATTCCCTGTTCGGCGCCTTTAGGAGCGACGTGTCGAACGTGGGACCCAATGCTGCCATGTTGAGCAACGATGGTAGACTGACGGATATTGGCGCTTGGTACCTGGGCAAGGAATCCACCGGCGTCAAGCCTACTGATGGTCAATCTGTTAGTGCTGCTGTGCGTCAGACCGTGTCCATAGTGAGTGCCTCGCTTAtcggtgctgctgctggtgcgtGGGGGTTATTTTGA
- a CDS encoding hypothetical protein (EggNog:ENOG503NVX9; COG:I), with translation MAESESTPAAAPQASASSPAGSPPPTTAPAAAASTPASPSAAEQPAADAQIAVDSNPIYHPQPLEDDDDNDSSLGDENALSTASISSSILQYRKLHGRTYHNFGGADKVEYWAPNDDAQNDQLDINHHLLNLALDNKLFFAPLSKPTRVLDVGTGTGMWAIDFADEFPDCEVTGIDLSPIQPTWVPPNCKFELDDASQPWTFPDNHFDYIHFRYMIGCFKDWPAVYREAYRCLKPGGWIEHLDCTADVLSDDGSLPKDTVFVEWKKVFKEAGDKMGQTFEVVDNDNYVGWLKEAGFKDVKNTIIKTPVGSWPADPKWKEVGQFNQYMLDGGIEGLGLYIITNVLGWKYEEMQVFIAKVRAGLRNKNWHSYCVWGAAWGQKPYDE, from the exons atggCCGAGTCCGAGTCCACTCCGGCAGCTGCGCCGCAGGCATCGGCTTCTTCACCGGCTGGTTCCCCACCTCCGACCACCGCtcctgccgctgccgcttcCACTCCGGCATCCCCGAGCGCTGCTGAGCAGCCGGCCGCCGATGCCCAAATTGCAGTCGACTCCAACCCCATCTaccatccccaaccactggaggacgatgacgacaatGACTCTTcgcttggtgatgagaatgcTCTTTCTACTGCCTCCATCAGCTCCAGCATCCTGCAGTACCGCAAGCTTCACGGCAGGACCTACCACAACTTTGGTGGTGCCGACAAGGTGGAGTACTG GGCCCCCAATGACGACGCCCAGAATGACCAACTagacatcaaccaccacctcctcaacctggCCCTGGACAACaagctcttcttcgccccCCTGTCCAAGCCCACCCGCGTGCTCGATGTCGGCACGGGCACGGGCATGTGGGCCATCGACTTTGCCGATGAGTTCCCCGACTGCGAGGTCACGGGCATCGATCTGTCTCCCATCCAGCCGACCTGGGTGCCGCCCAACTGCAAGTTCGAGCTGGATGACGCCTCCCAGCCCTGGACTTTCCCGGACAACCACTTTGACTACATACACTTCCGGTATATGATTGGGTGCTTCAAGGACTGGCCGGCCGTGTACCGGGAGGCGTACCGGTGTCTGAAGCCGGGCGGCTGGATCGAGCACTTGGACTGCACGGCGGATGTGCTGTCGGATGACGGGTCGCTGCCCAAGGACACGGTGTTTGTggagtggaagaaggtgtTCAAGGAGGCGGGGGACAAGATGGGCCAGACgtttgaggtggtggacaaTGACAACTATGTTGGGTGGCTGAAGGAGGCTGGGTTTAAGGATGTGAAGAATACGATTATCAAGACGCCGGTGGGGTCGTGGCCGGCGGATCCAAAGTGGAAGGAGGTTGGGCAGTTCAACCAGTATATGCTCGACGGCGGGATTGAGGGACTGGGGTTGTATATCATCACGAACGTGTTGGGGTGGAAGTATGAGGAGATGCAGGTGTTTATTGCCAAGGTGAGGGCTGGGTTGAGGAACAAGAACTGGCATAGCTACTGCGTTTG GGGTGCTGCTTGGGGCCAGAAGCCTTACGACGAGTGA
- a CDS encoding hypothetical protein (COG:E; EggNog:ENOG503NUDW) → MGSAADFPKIDFTSNFQNIINNALSSTPETRQAVDPSTEELLYHVPLSKQADVDKAVSVAKAAFPAWKALSYDERAGYLGRYADAIEANVSGLQELLMKEAGKPVSNAAGELQFAIAHVRETAKLRIEDDLIEDTEERRATVRYLPMGVGVGIIPWNYPVLLGLGKLGPAVLTGNTFIWKPSPFSPYTALKLGEIAAQIFPPGVVQVLSGDESLGPLFTAHPGVAKISFTGSSATGKKVMQACASTLKRLTLELGGNDASIIYDDVDVAQVVQKIGPMAFMHSGQICMDIKRLYVHEKIYDEFLAAFVQVVKSFKVGGGGDPEAFLGPVQNRMQFEKVKDLYSEIGKQKWQVATGGEPVACDGKKGFFLPPTIIDNPPDDSRIVVEEPFGPIMPVLKWSDEDEVVRRANNTNMGLGASVWSNDIEKAERLARRLEAGSTWVNSHFELSPYVPFGGHKWSGVGMDWGIVGLKGWCNTQASWVRKKF, encoded by the exons ATGGGCTCAGCTGCTGACTTCCCCAAGATTGACTTTACG TCCAATTTtcaaaacatcatcaacaacgctCTCTCGTCCACCCCCGAGACCCGTCAGGCTGTCGACCCAAGCACAGAGGAGCTTCTCTATCATGTTCCCCTGTCCAAGCAGGCTGATGTCGACAAGGCCGTCTCCGTTGCCAAAGCTGCCTTTCCCGCGTGGAAGGCGCTGTCCTATGACGAGCGGGCGGGGTATCTCGGTCGGTATGCTGACGCGATTGAGGCTAACGTTTCCGGACTCCAAGAGCTTCTGATGAAGGAGGCTGGCAAGCCTGTTAGCAACGCCGCAGGGGAGCTGCAGTTTGCCATTGCCCATGTGAGGGAGACGGCCAAGCTGAGGATCGAGGATGACTTGATTGAGGATactgaggag AGAAGAGCGACCGTCCGGTACCTTCCCATGGGAGTTGGCGTTGGCATCATCCCCTGGAACTACCCCGTCCTTTTGGGCCTGGGCAAGCTTGGTCCCGCCGTCCTCACCGGCAACACCTTTATCTGGAAGCCAtcgcctttctctccctACACGGCGCTCAAGCTGGGCGAGATTGCTGCGCAGATATTCCCACCGGGTGTTGTGCAAGTTCTGAGCGGTGATGAGAGCTTGGGACCACTCTTTACTGCTCACCCCGGTGTAGCCAAAATCAGCTTCACGGGTTCGTCTGCGACGGGCAAGAAGGTCATGCAGGCTTGTGCCAGCACGCTCAAGAGGCTGACGTTGGAGTTGGGTGGGAATGACGCGTCGATTATttatgatgatgttgatgtggcCCAGGTGGTTCAGAAG ATCGGACCCATGGCATTCATGCACTCTGGTCAGATCTGCATGGACATCAAGCGCCTTTACGTGCACGAGAAGATCTACGACGAGTTCCTCGCTGCCTTTGTCCAGGTGGTCAAGTCGTTCAaggtcggaggaggaggtgatcCCGAGGCGTTCCTGGGCCCGGTCCAAAATCGGATGCAGTTTGAAAAGGTCAAGGACCTGTACTCGGAGATTGGCAAGCAGAAGTGGCAAGTCGCCACCGGTGGTGAGCCTGTCGCCTGCGATGGCAAGAAGGGCTTCTTCCTGCCGCCTACCATCATCGACAACCCGCCGGATGACAGCCGCatcgtggtggaggagcctTTTGGGCCCATTATGCCTGTTCTCAAATGgagcgatgaggatgaggtggttAGGCGGGcgaacaacaccaacatggGATTGGGGGCTTCGGTTTGGAGCAATGATATTGAAAAGGCCGAGAGGCTGGCTAGGAGGCTGGAGGCGGGGAGCACTTGGGTGAACAGTCATTTTGAGCTGTCGCCTTATGTTCCCTTTGGTGGGCACAAGTGGAGCGGTGTTGGAATGGATTGGGGCATTGTtgggttgaaggggtggtgCAACACTCAGGCGAGCTgggtgaggaagaagttttga
- a CDS encoding hypothetical protein (CAZy:GH43; CAZy:CBM91; COG:G; EggNog:ENOG503P0GH), whose translation MPQVRNPILPGFNPDPSILRVGDDYYIATSTFEWYPGVQIHHSKDLANWELVTRPLTRKSQLDMRGDPDSCGIWAPCLTHDGEKFWLVYTDVKRKDGSFKDTHNYIVSAPAIEGPWSDPVYTNSSGFDPSLFHDPDTGKKWFVNMLWDHRRRPLLFAGIALQEWDPVSGKLVGPRKNIYQGTELALVEGPHLYKRNGWYYLLTAEGGTGYDHAVTFARSRDIWGPYETHPDKHILSSKDHPHAALQRAGHGDIVDTPDGKTYLVHLTGRPTTQRRRCVLGRETAIQECFWKDDWLFVKGGPVPSLHVELPAARDEDRYWETKKYSFDAGEGLHKDFQWLRTPESERIFNLDNNKLNLIGRESIGSWFEQALVARRQEHFSYDAETVIDFSPTDEREFAGLTAYYCRYNFFYLIVSAHSDGQRELLIMASEASWPVGNLVLPLSNPDSVVIPNEGKVRLKVTVRGKELQFWYALEGEQELKKIGPVFDASIVSDECGGHQAHGSFTGAFVGVAASDLNGTGRVASFEGFVYTPVKHGSDRYEV comes from the coding sequence ATGCCCCAAGTACgaaaccccatcctccccgggttcaaccccgacccctccatcctccggGTGGGCGATGACTACTACATTGCCACTTCCACCTTTGAGTGGTACCCAGGCGTTCAAATCCACCACTCCAAGGACCTCGCCAACTGGGAGCTCGTCACCCGCCCCCTAACCCGCAAGTCCCAGCTCGACATGCGAGGCGACCCGGACAGCTGCGGTATCTGGGCTCCCTGTCTCACCCACGATGGTGAAAAGTTCTGGCTGGTGTACACAGATGTCAAGCGCAAAGATGGGTCCTTCAAGGATACTCACAATTACATTGTTTCCGCCCCGGCTATCGAGGGCCCATGGTCGGATCCGGTCTACACCAACTCTTCTGGGTTTGATCCTTCACTCTTTCACGACCCGGACACCGGCAAGAAGTGGTTTGTGAACATGCTGTGGGATCACCGCCGTCGCCCTCTTCTTTTTGCCGGGATTGCGTTGCAGGAATGGGATCCTGTTTCTGGCAAGCTCGTGGGCCCACGCAAAAACATCTATCAGGGTACCGAGCTCGCTCTGGTCGAGGGCCCTCATCTCTACAAGCGGAATGGATGGTATTACCTCCTGACCGCCGAAGGAGGCACCGGCTACGACCACGCAGTCACCTTTGCCCGTTCCAGGGACATTTGGGGGCCCTATGAAACCCACCCAGACAAGCACATTCTCTCCTCCAAGGACCATCCCCATGCCGCGCTGCAGCGTGCCGGACACGGTGATATTGTCGACACACCCGATGGGAAGACCTATCTCGTTCACCTTACCGGCCGCCCGACCACCCAGAGGAGAAGGTGCGTTCTCGGCCGCGAGACCGCCATCCAGGAATGCTTCTGGAAAGACGATTGGCTCTTTGTCAAGGGTGGGCctgtcccctccctccatgtCGAGCTCCCTGCCGCCCGGGATGAGGATCGGTACTGGGAGACGAAAAAGTACTCGTTCGATGCTGGCGAAGGACTGCACAAAGACTTCCAGTGGCTTCGCACCCCCGAGTCGGAGAGAATCTTCAAcctggacaacaacaagctcaacCTGATTGGCAGGGAGAGCATCGGTTCCTGGTTCGAGCAAGCCCTCGTTGCGAGGAGGCAAGAGCACTTTTCCTACGACGCCGAGACAGTCATTGACTTTTCCCCCACCGACGAGAGAGAATTCGCCGGGCTGACGGCCTACTACTGCCGGTACAACTTTTTCTACCTCATCGTCAGCGCGCACAGTGACGGGCAGAGGGAGTTGCTGATCATGGCTTCCGAGGCGAGCTGGCCGGTGGGGAATCTGGTCTTGCCGCTGTCGAATCCTGACAGTGTGGTTATTCCCAACGAGGGCAAAGTCAGACTCAAGGTTAcggtgagggggaaggagctGCAGTTTTGGTACGCTCTtgagggggagcaggagctcaagaagatCGGCCCGGTGTTTGACGCAAGTATTGTAagtgatgagtgtggtgggCATCAGGCTCATGGGAGTTTCACGGGGGCTTTTGTGGGGGTGGCTGCCTCGGATTTGAACGGGACAGGGAGGGTGGCCAGTTTTGAGGGGTTTGTGTACACGCCTGTGAAGCATGGTAGTGATCGGTATGAGGTTTAG
- a CDS encoding hypothetical protein (COG:C; COG:H; EggNog:ENOG503NYYV) — protein MGHWEALRSEALGNGEVNESKPLWILQHVALLALKCTPSPDDMSNKAKALRFYLWITCCRKEDSLPNQPPVTGPETDHSLLPEGLSGNSCAACGKQGATMRCSPCLIKNGDNCSHKTIRTLYCDRTCQAQPWPKHRQISRVVKLYEEVWEHFMDLTQVHFRPKNINIPVCRMTLDRVEFSGMPDHNVLRLTLSSARQLVLDPTRAQFGWKEALSPWESHPQAPRLDDECRASGGVL, from the coding sequence ATGGGGCATTGGGAGGCGCTCAGAAGTGAGGCGCTTGGAAACGGCGAGGTGAATGAGTCGAAGCCGCTCTGGATTCTCCAGCATGTAGCGCTCCTAGCGCTCAAATGTACCCCTTCTCCCGACGATATGAGCAACAAAGCCAAGGCCCTTCGCTTCTACCTTTGGATCACATGCTGTCGGAAGGAAGATTCTTTGCCCAACCAGCCCCCCGTAACAGGCCCAGAAACCGATCACAGCCTTCTGCCAGAGGGACTTTCGGGAAACAGCTGCGCAGCATGCGGCAAGCAGGGCGCTACCATGCGGTGCTCTCCATGTCTCATCAAGAACGGTGACAACTGCAGCCACAAGACCATCAGAACACTCTATTGCGACCGGACATGCCAAGCTCAACCCTGGCCTAAGCACAGACAAATCAGCCGCGTCGTCAAGCTCTACGAGGAAGTTTGGGAGCACTTTATGGACCTGACACAGGTTCATTTCAGACCCAAAAATATCAACATACCCGTCTGCCGCATGACACTAGACCGCGTCGAGTTCAGCGGCATGCCTGATCACAATGTCCTACGTCTCACCCTGTCTTCGGCCAGACAGCTTGTGCTCGACCCCACCCGTGCTCAGTTCGGTTGGAAAGAAGCTTTGTCGCCCTGGGAATCCCACCCTCAAGCACCGCGTCTCGACGACGAATGCAGAGCATCCGGTGGCGTATTGTAA
- the CEL3A gene encoding glycoside hydrolase 3 (CAZy:GH3; COG:G; EggNog:ENOG503NVBN): MALQTFFLLAAAMLANAETTGEKVSRQAPSGAQAWAAAHSQAAATLARMSQQDKINMVTGIGWDRGPCVGNTAAISSINYPQICLQDGPLGIRFGTGTTAFTPGVQAASTWDVDLIRQRGAYLGAEAKGCGIHILLGPVAGALGKIPHGGRNWEGFGADPYLAGIAMKETIEGIQSAGVQANAKHYIANEQELNRETMSSNVDDRTQHELYLWPFADAVHANVASVMCSYNKLNGTWACENDKALNQILKKELGFQGYVLSDWNAQHSTALSANSGLDMTMPGTDFNGRNVYWGPQLNNAVNAGQVQRSRLDDMCKRILAGWYLLGQNQGYPAINIRANVQGNHKENVRAVARDGIVLLKNDGILPLSKPRKIAVVGSHSVNNPQGINACVDKGCNVGTLGMGWGSGSVNYPYLVSPYDALRTRAQADGTQISLHNTDSTNGVSNVVSDADAVVVVITADSGEGYITVEGHAGDRSHLDPWHNGNQLVQAAAAANKNVIVVVHSVGQITLETILNTNGVRAIVWAGLPGQENGNALVDVLYGLVSPSGKLPYTIGKRESDYGTAVVRGDDNFREGLFVDYRHFDNARIEPRYEFGFGLSYTNFTFSDIKITSNVKPGPATGQTIPGGPADLWEDVATVTATITNSGAVEGAEVAQLYIGLPSSAPASPPKQLRGFSKLKLAPGASGTATFNLRRRDLSYWDTRLQNWVVPSGNFVVSVGASSRDIRLTGTITA, translated from the exons ATGGCTCTTCAAACCTTCTTCCTGCTGGCGGCAGCCATGCTGGCCAACGCAGAGACAACAGGCGAAAAGGTCTCTCGACAAGCACCGTCTGGCGCTCAAGCATGGGCCGCCGCCCACTCCCAGGCTGCCGCCACTCTGGCCAGAATGTCACAGCAAGACAAGATCAACATGGTCACGGGCATTGGCTGGGACAGAGGGCCTTGCGTGGGAAACACAGCTGCCATCAGCTCCATCAACTATCCTCAAATCTGTCTTCAGGATGGACCATTGGGCATTCGCTTCGGCACTGGTACCACCGCCTTCACACCTGGCGTCCAAGCTGCTTCGACATGGGACGTTGATCTGATCCGGCAGCGTGGTGCTTACCTGGGCGCCGAAGCCAAGGGCTGCGGCATTCACATCCTTTTGGGGCCCGTCGCCGGTGCCCTGGGCAAGATTCCCCACGGCGGTCGCAACTGGGAGGGATTTGGCGCCGACCCCTACCTTGCCGGTATTGCCATGAAGGAGACCATCGAGGGTATTCAGTCAGCAGGCGTCCAGGCCAACGCCAAGCACTACATTGCAAACGAACAAGAGCTCAACCGCGAGACCATGAGCAGCAATGTGGATGACCGCACTCAGCACGAGCTCTACCTCTGGCCCTTTGCCGACGCCGTGCACGCCAACGTCGCCAGCGTCATGTGCAGTTACAACAAGCTCAATGGCACGTGGGCTTGCGAGAATGACAAGGCTCTGAATCAgatcttgaagaaggagctcGGTTTCCAGGGCTACGTTCTCAGCGACTGGAATGCTCAGCACAGCACTGCTCTGTCTGCTAACAGCGGTCTGGACATGACTATGCCCGGTACCGATTTCAACGGCCGCAATGTCTACTGGGGCCCTCAACTGAACAACGCTGTCAACGCCGGCCAGGTTCAGAGATCCAGATTAGACGACATGTGCAAAAGAATCTTGGCTGGCTGGTACTTGCTCGGTCAGAACCAGGGCTATcccgccatcaacatcagGGCCAACGTTCAGGGCAACCACAAGGAAAACGTACGTGCTGTTGCCAGAGACGGCATCGTCTTGCTGAAGAACGATGGAATTCTGCCGCTTTCCAAGCCGAGAAAGATTGCTGTCGTGGGCTCCCACTCCGTCAACAATCCCCAGGGAATCAACGCCTGTGTTGACAAGGGCTGCAATGTTGGCACCCTTGGCATGGGCTGGGGTTCAGGCAGCGTCAACTACCCCTATCTTGTGTCCCCGTACGATGCTCTCCGGACTCGTGCTCAGGCCGATGGCACACAAATCAGCCTCCACAACACTGACAGCACTAACGGTGTGTCAAACGTTGTGTCTGACgctgatgctgttgttgttgtcatcaCTGCTGATTCTGGTGAAGGGTACATCACTGTCGAGGGCCACGCTGGCGACCGCAGCCACCTTGACCCGTGGCACAATGGCAACCAACTTGTTCAGGCTGCCGCGGCTGCCAACAAGAACGTCATCGTTGTTGTGCACAGTGTTGGCCAGATCACCCTGGAGACTATCCTCAACACCAATGGAGTCCGCGCGATTGTGTGGGCTGGTCTTCCGGGCCAAGAGAATGGCAACGCTCTTGTTGATGTTCTCTACGGCTTGGTTTCGCCATCTGGAAAGCTTCCCTACACCATTGGCAAGAGGGAGTCGGACTATGGCACAGCCGTTGTTCGTGGGGATGATAACTTCAGGGAGGGCCTTTTTGTTGACTACCGTCACTTTGACAATGCCAGGATCGAGCCGCGGTATGAGTTTGGCTTTGGTCTTT CTTACACCAATTTCACCTTCTCCGACATCAAGATTACGTCCAATGTCAAGCCGGGGCCCGCTACTGGCCAGACCATTCCCGGCGGACCTGCCGACCTGTGGGAGGACGTTGCAACAGTCACTgcaaccatcaccaactcggGTGCTGTCGAGGGCGCTGAGGTTGCCCAGCTTTACATCGGCCTGCCGTCCTCGGCTCCTGCCTCTCCCCCGAAGCAGCTGCGTGGATTTTCCAAGCTGAAGCTGGCCCCGGGTGCCAGCGGCACTGCCACATTCAACCTCAGACGCAGAGATCTCAGCTATTGGGATACCCGCCTCCAGAACTGGGTCGTGCCCAGCGGCAACTTTGTCGTCAGCGTCGGCGCCAGCTCGAGAGATATCCGCTTGACGGGCACCATCACGGCGTAG